A genomic region of Friedmanniella luteola contains the following coding sequences:
- a CDS encoding phosphotransferase — protein sequence MTADVRPDEGEILQERPDRPVVRIGDVVRHPRQPWSGSVHALLAHLAEVGFAEAPRPGPVAEDHDDVGYIEGVSGDAACRLVATEEAVAQVAQLLRRYHDAVVGWRPAVPPTWFDGQVGTGDGAEHLVCHGDVGPWNLIWRDDRLVGLIDWEYATIGTRRTDIAYALHYLVPFRDRSYWQGVLGLPAKPRRRHRMAVFAEAYGIAVDDQLVDEVLASQQAGVDLMRTLAEQGRPRQQQLVADGELDREHRAVLWGQGHRHKFQAKRAREGRRLRRDGDVHPGGLR from the coding sequence GTGACGGCGGACGTGCGCCCCGACGAGGGCGAGATCCTGCAGGAACGGCCCGACCGGCCGGTCGTCCGCATCGGCGACGTGGTGCGGCACCCCCGCCAGCCGTGGTCGGGCTCCGTGCACGCGCTGCTGGCGCACCTCGCCGAGGTCGGCTTCGCCGAGGCGCCCCGCCCCGGGCCGGTCGCGGAGGACCACGACGACGTCGGCTACATCGAAGGTGTCTCCGGCGACGCCGCGTGCCGGCTGGTGGCGACCGAGGAGGCCGTCGCCCAGGTGGCCCAGCTGCTCCGCCGCTACCACGACGCGGTCGTCGGCTGGCGTCCGGCGGTCCCGCCCACCTGGTTCGACGGGCAGGTCGGCACCGGGGACGGCGCCGAGCACCTGGTGTGCCACGGCGACGTCGGACCCTGGAACCTGATCTGGCGCGACGACCGGCTGGTCGGGCTGATCGACTGGGAGTACGCGACCATCGGCACCCGGCGCACCGACATCGCCTACGCGCTGCACTACCTGGTGCCGTTCCGCGACCGCAGCTACTGGCAGGGCGTCCTCGGGCTGCCCGCCAAGCCGCGCCGCCGGCACCGGATGGCTGTCTTCGCCGAGGCGTACGGGATCGCCGTCGACGACCAGCTGGTCGACGAGGTGCTCGCCTCGCAGCAGGCCGGGGTCGACCTGATGCGCACCCTCGCCGAGCAGGGCCGTCCCCGCCAGCAGCAGCTGGTCGCCGACGGGGAGCTGGACCGGGAGCACCGGGCGGTGCTGTGGGGTCAGGGCCACCGGCACAAGTTCCAGGCCAAACGGGCCCGCGAGGGCCGCCGTCTGCGCAGGGACGGCGACGTGCACCCGGGCGGGCTCCGCTAG
- the otsB gene encoding trehalose-phosphatase, which yields MDVAEPLTEAGAAGLRAVTHAPRSTLVALDFDGTLAPIIDDPERAVVHPDAVAALAELGGLVGTIAVVTGRPARTAVRLGGFTDHAGLGSMVVLGQYGVERWDAATGAFDVPPEPAEVTAAGEELPALLESLGLGAARVEHKGRALGVHTRELEDPQQAFRTLLTPVQALADRHGLTLEPGRNVLEIRAPGTDKGDAVRRLVAETGATQVVFAGDDLGDLPAFEAVAALREDGLPGLLVASASHEEDALSDRADVVVDGPAGIAAWLRDLSARIRAAQAG from the coding sequence ATGGACGTCGCCGAGCCGCTCACCGAAGCCGGCGCTGCCGGGCTCCGGGCGGTCACCCACGCACCCCGGAGCACCCTGGTGGCCCTCGACTTCGACGGCACCTTGGCCCCGATCATCGACGACCCCGAGCGGGCCGTCGTCCACCCGGACGCGGTGGCCGCGCTCGCCGAGCTCGGCGGCCTCGTCGGCACGATCGCGGTGGTCACCGGGCGGCCGGCGCGCACCGCGGTCCGGCTCGGCGGGTTCACCGACCACGCGGGTCTCGGGTCGATGGTCGTGCTCGGCCAGTACGGCGTCGAACGGTGGGACGCCGCGACCGGCGCCTTCGACGTGCCGCCCGAGCCCGCCGAGGTCACCGCGGCCGGCGAGGAGCTGCCCGCGCTGCTGGAGTCGCTCGGCCTCGGTGCCGCCCGGGTCGAGCACAAGGGCCGCGCCCTCGGGGTGCACACCCGCGAGCTCGAGGACCCCCAGCAGGCCTTCCGCACCCTCCTGACGCCGGTGCAGGCGCTGGCCGACCGGCACGGGCTGACCCTTGAGCCCGGCCGCAACGTCCTGGAGATCCGGGCGCCGGGCACCGACAAGGGGGATGCGGTCCGCCGCCTGGTCGCCGAGACCGGGGCGACGCAGGTGGTCTTCGCCGGCGACGACCTGGGGGACCTGCCGGCCTTCGAGGCGGTGGCCGCGCTGCGGGAGGACGGCCTGCCCGGTCTGCTCGTCGCCTCCGCGTCCCACGAGGAGGACGCCCTGAGCGACCGGGCCGACGTCGTCGTCGACGGACCCGCCGGCATCGCGGCCTGGCTGCGCGACCTCAGCGCGCGCATCCGCGCCGCCCAGGCCGGCTAG